The following coding sequences lie in one Pseudoxanthomonas sp. SE1 genomic window:
- the alaS gene encoding alanine--tRNA ligase, producing MTTPNTFSTRQIRQDFLDFFAGKGHTIVPSASLVPGNDPTLLFTNSGMVQFKDVFLGAEKRSYVRAADVQRCLRAGGKHNDLDSVGYTARHHTFFEMLGNWSFGDYFKKEAIGWAWELLTEVWKLPKERLLVTVYHTDDEAYDLWHDMIGLPAERIVRIGDNKGAPYASDNFWQMADTGPCGPCTEIFYDHGDHIAGGPPGSPDEDGDRYIEIWNNVFMQFDRQPDGTLIPLPAPCVDTGMGLERLAAVLQHVHTNYEIDLFQGLIRKAAELTGTADLENKSLRVIADHIRACSFLIVDGVLPSNEGRGYVLRRIIRRALRHGWMLGMRQSFFHKMVGTLSDLMGDAYPELPAARDLVERALKAEEERFAETLDSGMRIFDDVAARAADGIIPGADAFRLYDTYGFPVDLTADIARERGLTVDMAGFDAAMEQQRETARAAGKFTSNTGLPADLVAQLSPTVFLGYDHLDAGGLQVVALLKDGRPVASVEAGDEAVVILDKTPFYAESGGQVGDTGVLAEQGVEFDVADTLKFAGQFHGHAGRVAKGTLKLGDHVVASVDAMRRASTILNHSATHLLHAALREVLGTHVQQKGSLVAPDRLRFDFSHFQPMTAVELAEVERRVNAQIRANSAAEVHHMGMQEALDFGAVALFGEKYGENVRVLKMGDYSTELCGGTHVGRTGDIGLFKLVGESGVSAGVRRIEAVTGQGALDHVAGEERRLAEAAGLLGGNTGEVVEKIRALADRQKKLEKELESLKAKAASSATSDLGGSAVEVGGIRVLASRLEGFDAKALRDAMDRLKQQLGDAVIVLAGTADGKAALVAGVNGAATGRVKAGELLSHIASQIGGKGGGRPDLAQGGGEDGPALATALAGVPGWVQQRLG from the coding sequence ATGACCACTCCCAATACCTTCAGCACCCGCCAGATCCGCCAGGACTTCCTCGATTTCTTCGCCGGGAAGGGCCATACCATCGTGCCGTCCGCCTCGCTCGTGCCCGGCAACGATCCTACGTTGCTGTTCACCAATTCCGGCATGGTGCAGTTCAAGGACGTGTTCCTGGGCGCCGAGAAGCGCAGCTATGTGCGGGCGGCCGACGTGCAGCGCTGCCTGCGCGCGGGCGGAAAGCACAACGATCTGGATTCGGTCGGTTACACGGCCCGCCACCACACCTTCTTCGAGATGTTGGGCAACTGGTCCTTTGGCGATTACTTCAAGAAGGAAGCCATCGGCTGGGCGTGGGAACTGCTGACCGAGGTCTGGAAGCTGCCCAAGGAACGGCTTCTGGTCACGGTGTACCACACCGATGACGAAGCCTACGACCTGTGGCACGACATGATCGGCCTGCCGGCCGAGCGCATCGTGCGCATCGGCGACAACAAGGGTGCGCCTTACGCGTCCGACAATTTCTGGCAGATGGCCGATACCGGGCCCTGCGGCCCGTGCACGGAGATTTTCTACGATCACGGCGACCATATCGCGGGTGGTCCGCCGGGTTCGCCGGATGAAGACGGCGATCGCTACATCGAGATCTGGAACAACGTCTTCATGCAGTTCGACCGTCAACCCGACGGTACGCTGATACCGCTGCCGGCACCCTGCGTCGATACAGGCATGGGCCTGGAGCGCCTGGCGGCCGTGCTTCAGCACGTCCACACGAACTATGAGATCGATCTGTTCCAGGGCCTGATCCGCAAGGCCGCCGAACTGACCGGCACGGCCGATCTGGAGAACAAGTCGCTGCGCGTCATCGCGGACCATATCCGTGCGTGCAGCTTCCTCATCGTCGATGGCGTGCTGCCATCCAATGAGGGCAGGGGTTATGTGCTGCGACGGATCATCCGTCGTGCCCTGCGCCACGGCTGGATGTTGGGCATGCGCCAGTCCTTCTTCCACAAGATGGTCGGCACGCTGTCCGACCTGATGGGCGACGCCTACCCGGAACTGCCGGCGGCCCGCGACCTGGTCGAGCGCGCGCTCAAGGCAGAGGAAGAGCGGTTCGCGGAGACGTTGGATTCCGGCATGCGCATCTTCGACGACGTCGCCGCACGCGCGGCCGATGGGATCATCCCGGGCGCCGATGCGTTCCGGCTGTATGACACGTACGGCTTCCCGGTCGACCTCACTGCCGACATCGCACGTGAGCGCGGACTGACCGTGGACATGGCCGGGTTCGATGCGGCGATGGAGCAACAGCGGGAAACCGCACGTGCCGCCGGCAAGTTCACCTCGAATACCGGCTTGCCCGCCGACCTCGTGGCCCAGCTCTCGCCCACGGTCTTCCTGGGATACGACCACCTGGATGCCGGCGGCCTGCAGGTCGTGGCGCTGCTGAAGGACGGGCGCCCGGTGGCGTCCGTGGAAGCGGGCGATGAGGCGGTGGTTATCCTGGACAAGACGCCGTTCTACGCGGAATCCGGCGGGCAGGTCGGCGATACCGGCGTGCTGGCCGAACAGGGCGTCGAGTTCGATGTCGCGGACACGCTGAAGTTCGCGGGCCAGTTCCATGGCCATGCCGGCCGTGTCGCCAAGGGCACGCTGAAGCTGGGCGACCATGTGGTGGCATCGGTGGACGCGATGCGTCGCGCCAGCACCATCCTGAACCATTCCGCCACCCACCTGCTGCACGCGGCGTTGCGCGAAGTGCTCGGCACCCACGTCCAGCAGAAGGGCTCGCTCGTCGCACCGGACCGCCTGCGCTTCGATTTCTCCCATTTCCAGCCGATGACGGCGGTGGAACTGGCCGAGGTAGAACGTCGCGTCAACGCGCAGATCCGTGCCAACAGCGCAGCCGAAGTGCATCACATGGGCATGCAGGAAGCACTGGATTTCGGCGCCGTGGCGTTGTTCGGCGAAAAATACGGCGAAAACGTGCGCGTACTGAAGATGGGCGATTACTCCACCGAACTCTGTGGCGGTACCCATGTCGGCCGCACCGGCGACATCGGCCTGTTCAAGCTGGTCGGTGAAAGCGGCGTGTCCGCTGGCGTGCGCCGCATCGAGGCGGTGACGGGGCAGGGCGCACTCGACCATGTGGCCGGCGAGGAGCGCCGGCTTGCCGAAGCGGCTGGGCTGCTGGGCGGCAACACCGGTGAGGTGGTCGAGAAGATCCGCGCGCTGGCCGACCGGCAGAAGAAGCTCGAGAAGGAACTGGAGTCCCTCAAAGCCAAGGCGGCCTCCAGCGCCACGTCGGACCTGGGCGGCTCGGCTGTCGAGGTAGGGGGTATCCGTGTCCTCGCTTCGCGGCTGGAAGGTTTCGACGCCAAGGCGCTCCGCGATGCCATGGACCGCCTGAAGCAGCAGTTGGGCGACGCAGTGATCGTCCTCGCGGGCACCGCGGATGGCAAGGCGGCGCTGGTGGCAGGCGTGAACGGTGCCGCAACGGGGCGGGTCAAGGCGGGGGAACTACTGTCACATATCGCCAGTCAGATCGGGGGCAAGGGCGGTGGTCGCCCGGACCTCGCCCAGGGTGGTGGTGAGGACGGGCCCGCCCTTGCCACCGCCCTCGCAGGCGTTCCCGGATGGGTCCAGCAACGCCTTGGCTGA
- the recX gene encoding recombination regulator RecX, which produces MVDEAGDAPGAGRRRRKPVEQTPLQRALGLLTRREHSRRELSRKLTSRGVEAADVRSAVDRLTDEGWQSDTRFAEALVRSRASGGYGPLRIKAELSTHGLDREAVAVAMATFDGDWTEAACDLVRRRFGPARQIDPAQRRKIADFLIRRGFDGAAVRAASRLEAEDWDGAS; this is translated from the coding sequence ATGGTCGATGAAGCAGGAGATGCACCGGGGGCAGGACGCCGCCGGCGCAAGCCGGTCGAACAGACACCCCTGCAGCGCGCGCTCGGGCTATTGACCCGCCGGGAGCACTCCCGGCGGGAGTTGTCCCGCAAGTTGACATCCCGTGGAGTGGAAGCGGCCGATGTGCGATCGGCTGTGGACCGGTTGACGGATGAGGGTTGGCAGAGCGACACGCGCTTTGCGGAGGCCCTTGTCCGAAGCCGGGCCTCGGGTGGTTATGGTCCGCTACGTATCAAGGCCGAGCTGTCCACGCATGGGCTGGACCGCGAGGCGGTGGCGGTGGCCATGGCCACCTTCGATGGCGACTGGACCGAAGCGGCGTGCGACCTCGTCCGCCGTCGTTTCGGTCCAGCCCGCCAGATCGACCCGGCTCAACGGCGCAAGATCGCGGATTTCCTGATCCGGCGTGGCTTCGATGGTGCAGCCGTCCGTGCCGCAAGCCGGCTGGAGGCTGAGGACTGGGACGGGGCGTCCTGA
- the recA gene encoding recombinase RecA: protein MDENKKRALSAALTQIERQFGKGSVMRMGDRVIEPVEIIPTGSLMLDIALGIGGLPRGRVVEIYGPESSGKTTLTLQAIAQCQKQGGTAAFIDAEHALDPIYAAKLGVNVDDLLLSQPDTGEQALEIADMLVRSGSVDIVVIDSVAALTPKAEIEGEMGDQLPGLQARLMSQALRKLTGNIKRSNTTVIFINQLRMKIGVMMPGQSPETTTGGNALKFYASVRLDIRRIGAIKKGDEIIGNQTKIKVVKNKLAPPFKQVVTEILYGEGISREGELIDMGVEAKLVEKAGAWYSYGSERIGQGKDNSRTFLRENPAIAAKLESELREKFQPAEAQREESADNDGE from the coding sequence ATGGATGAGAACAAGAAGCGCGCCCTTTCCGCCGCATTGACCCAGATCGAGCGCCAGTTCGGCAAGGGCTCGGTGATGCGCATGGGAGACCGGGTCATCGAGCCCGTGGAAATCATCCCCACCGGCTCGCTGATGCTGGACATTGCCTTGGGCATCGGTGGACTGCCGCGTGGTCGCGTGGTGGAGATCTACGGTCCTGAATCCTCCGGCAAGACCACCCTGACCCTGCAGGCCATCGCCCAGTGCCAGAAGCAGGGTGGCACCGCCGCATTCATCGACGCCGAGCATGCGCTGGACCCGATCTACGCCGCCAAGCTGGGCGTGAACGTGGATGACCTGCTCCTGTCGCAGCCGGATACCGGCGAACAGGCGCTGGAAATCGCCGACATGCTGGTGCGTTCCGGCTCCGTCGACATCGTGGTCATCGACTCCGTGGCGGCGCTGACGCCGAAGGCCGAGATCGAAGGCGAGATGGGCGACCAGCTGCCGGGCCTGCAGGCACGCCTGATGAGCCAGGCCCTGCGCAAGCTCACCGGCAACATCAAGCGCTCGAACACCACCGTCATCTTCATCAACCAGTTGCGCATGAAGATCGGTGTGATGATGCCCGGCCAGAGCCCCGAGACCACCACTGGCGGCAATGCGCTGAAGTTCTACGCCTCGGTCCGTCTGGACATCCGCCGCATCGGTGCCATCAAGAAGGGCGACGAGATCATCGGCAACCAGACCAAGATCAAGGTGGTCAAGAACAAGCTGGCGCCTCCGTTCAAGCAGGTCGTCACCGAGATCCTCTATGGCGAAGGCATCAGTCGCGAAGGTGAACTGATCGATATGGGCGTGGAAGCCAAGCTGGTAGAGAAGGCGGGCGCCTGGTACAGCTACGGCAGCGAGCGCATCGGCCAGGGCAAGGACAATTCCCGGACCTTCCTGCGCGAGAATCCTGCCATTGCCGCCAAGCTGGAGTCCGAACTGCGCGAGAAGTTCCAGCCCGCCGAAGCGCAGCGCGAAGAAAGTGCGGACAACGACGGCGAATAA
- the lexA gene encoding transcriptional repressor LexA, producing the protein MDLTDTQHAILALIAERLEAEGMPPSQAEIAKAFGFKGVRAAQYHLEALEQAGAIERVPGRARGIRLLKAPLPPQSDLAFPAADEDGLRVPVLGQVAAGSPIGADAGHHDYVLLDRAFFAPAPDYLLKVKGDSMRDEGIFDGDLIGVHRTRDARSGQIVVARIDDAITVKLLKIGKDRIRLLPRNPDYAPIEVLPDHDFAIEGLYCGLVRPNR; encoded by the coding sequence ATGGACCTGACCGATACCCAACACGCCATCCTCGCCTTGATCGCCGAACGGCTTGAAGCCGAGGGCATGCCGCCATCGCAGGCGGAAATCGCCAAGGCCTTCGGCTTCAAGGGTGTACGTGCCGCCCAATACCACCTGGAAGCGCTGGAACAGGCGGGGGCCATCGAACGGGTGCCCGGCCGTGCGCGCGGTATCCGGTTGCTCAAGGCGCCGCTGCCACCCCAGTCGGACCTTGCATTTCCTGCTGCCGATGAAGACGGCCTTCGCGTGCCGGTACTGGGGCAGGTCGCGGCGGGTTCGCCGATCGGCGCGGACGCGGGGCATCACGACTACGTGCTGCTGGACCGGGCCTTCTTCGCGCCCGCGCCCGATTACCTGCTGAAGGTCAAGGGCGACTCGATGCGCGACGAAGGCATCTTCGATGGCGATCTGATCGGGGTGCACCGCACGCGCGACGCCCGTTCCGGCCAGATCGTGGTGGCGCGGATCGACGATGCCATCACCGTCAAGCTCCTGAAGATCGGCAAGGACCGCATCCGTCTGCTGCCACGCAATCCCGACTATGCCCCCATCGAGGTGCTGCCCGACCACGACTTTGCCATCGAGGGTCTGTATTGCGGGCTGGTAAGGCCCAATCGGTGA
- a CDS encoding AarF/UbiB family protein has protein sequence MWETLGTVRDLGRLQEIASVLIRWGFGDVVKRIGMAGVLEKAGRLLHWQAVEEGRLRMDVPARLRCTLQDLGPTFVKLGQVLATRVDLLPPAWIDELGQLQNAVPALQWEDVLPQLREDLGADPEAVFDRIEREPLAAASLAQAHRAWLADGSAVVLKIRRPGIRDTVEADLRLLKHLAVIIEKNLPELRRYHPQRIVQQFSASLRRELDFAAECRNAERIAQNFAGREDIVIPRVYWEWTCERLNVQACLDGIPGRDLAAVDAAGLDRRQLARTGAGIVLKMVLEDGFFHADPHPGNIFYMPDGAIGVIDFGMVGRVTEQRRFQIVRLLHGLVAHESEAVAEVLCDWTEENNDIDELRLQESADAFVDQYRGVPLKDLRMGAMLGDVTAMLREHGLSLPADLALMIKAFLTLEGMGRQLDPDFDMASEARPYLERAMLERYAPDVLVRRGRRTLSGLVDLLRDMPRDVHRLLQSARRGKLQMHIEVDTLKVFGEQVDRAANRLTMGIITAALIIGSSIVMNSVGGGVSNRWLMALGVLGFLGAALCGVWILFSILRSGKR, from the coding sequence ATGTGGGAAACGCTGGGCACGGTGCGCGATCTGGGCCGATTGCAGGAGATCGCATCGGTGTTGATCCGCTGGGGCTTCGGCGATGTCGTCAAGCGCATCGGCATGGCCGGCGTGCTGGAGAAGGCAGGGCGCCTGCTGCACTGGCAGGCGGTCGAGGAAGGACGCCTGCGCATGGACGTGCCGGCGCGGCTGCGCTGCACGCTGCAGGACCTGGGGCCCACGTTCGTCAAACTGGGCCAGGTGCTGGCCACACGTGTCGACCTGCTGCCGCCCGCATGGATCGATGAGCTCGGCCAGTTGCAGAATGCCGTGCCGGCGTTGCAATGGGAGGACGTGCTGCCACAACTGCGCGAAGACCTGGGGGCGGATCCCGAAGCGGTCTTCGACAGGATCGAGCGGGAGCCGCTGGCGGCCGCCTCACTGGCACAGGCACACCGTGCGTGGCTGGCCGACGGCAGCGCCGTGGTGCTGAAAATACGCCGCCCCGGCATCCGCGATACGGTGGAGGCCGACCTCCGGCTGCTGAAACACCTGGCCGTGATCATCGAGAAGAACCTTCCCGAACTGCGCCGCTACCATCCGCAGCGCATCGTGCAGCAGTTCAGTGCCTCGCTGCGCCGCGAACTGGATTTCGCCGCGGAATGCCGCAATGCCGAGCGCATCGCGCAGAATTTCGCGGGCCGAGAGGACATCGTGATCCCGCGCGTGTACTGGGAGTGGACCTGCGAGCGGCTCAATGTGCAGGCCTGCCTGGACGGGATCCCCGGGCGCGACCTTGCTGCAGTGGATGCGGCGGGGCTGGACCGTCGGCAGCTTGCGCGCACCGGTGCGGGGATCGTGCTGAAGATGGTGCTGGAGGATGGCTTCTTCCATGCCGACCCCCATCCCGGCAACATCTTCTACATGCCGGATGGCGCCATCGGCGTGATCGATTTCGGCATGGTCGGGCGGGTCACCGAACAGCGCCGTTTCCAGATCGTGCGCCTGCTGCATGGCCTGGTCGCGCATGAGTCGGAAGCCGTGGCGGAAGTCCTGTGCGACTGGACCGAGGAGAACAACGACATCGACGAACTGCGGTTGCAGGAGTCGGCCGATGCCTTCGTCGATCAGTACCGCGGCGTGCCGCTGAAAGACCTGCGCATGGGCGCCATGCTCGGCGATGTCACCGCGATGCTGCGCGAGCACGGCCTCAGCCTGCCTGCCGACCTGGCGCTGATGATCAAGGCCTTCCTCACACTGGAAGGCATGGGTCGCCAGCTCGATCCGGACTTCGACATGGCAAGCGAAGCGCGCCCCTACCTGGAGCGCGCCATGCTGGAGCGCTACGCCCCCGATGTCCTCGTACGGCGCGGACGACGGACCTTGTCCGGGCTGGTGGACCTGTTGCGCGACATGCCGCGCGACGTGCATCGGCTGCTGCAGTCGGCCCGGCGCGGCAAGCTGCAGATGCACATCGAGGTCGATACGCTGAAGGTATTCGGCGAGCAGGTGGACCGGGCCGCCAACCGCCTGACGATGGGCATCATCACGGCCGCGCTGATCATCGGTTCGTCGATCGTGATGAACAGCGTGGGCGGAGGTGTTTCCAACCGGTGGCTGATGGCCCTGGGTGTGTTGGGCTTCCTCGGAGCCGCCTTGTGCGGGGTATGGATCCTGTTCTCGATCCTGCGCAGCGGGAAACGCTGA
- a CDS encoding CinA family protein produces the protein MSVPTDEELRVLAHRLGDRLRQGRDHLVTAESCTGGWIAKCVTDIAGSSDWFDCGLAAYSYEAKQALLGVRPQTLETHGAVSRETVIEMVSGALVSSGASVAVAVTGIAGPGGGSPDKPVGTVWIGWKRRGGYARAEVFQFSGDRDAVRRQTVATALDGLERL, from the coding sequence ATGTCCGTCCCCACCGATGAAGAACTGCGCGTCCTGGCCCACCGTCTGGGCGATCGCCTCAGGCAAGGCCGCGATCATCTGGTCACGGCGGAAAGCTGCACGGGAGGCTGGATCGCCAAGTGCGTGACCGACATCGCCGGGTCGTCGGACTGGTTCGATTGCGGCTTGGCCGCGTACAGCTACGAAGCCAAGCAGGCTCTGTTGGGCGTGCGGCCGCAGACACTGGAGACCCATGGCGCGGTCAGCCGCGAGACGGTGATCGAAATGGTGTCCGGGGCACTGGTCAGCTCGGGTGCCAGCGTCGCGGTGGCCGTGACCGGCATTGCCGGCCCTGGCGGCGGAAGCCCGGACAAGCCGGTGGGCACGGTCTGGATCGGCTGGAAGCGGCGGGGCGGTTATGCGCGCGCCGAGGTTTTCCAGTTCTCCGGCGACCGCGATGCCGTGCGCCGGCAGACAGTGGCGACCGCGCTCGATGGGTTGGAACGGTTGTGA
- a CDS encoding TonB-dependent receptor, translating into MVTASPRHKALSLAVFAALCASSHAHAQQAAPAAEEEPTTLATMTVTAQKREEAMQDVPISVTAVSEQLLQDTGVRDIKDLQVLVPGLTVTSTQSEAITTARIRGVGTVGDNVGLESSVGVVIDGVYRPRNSVGFGDLGQLERIEVLKGPQGTVFGKNTSAGVINVVTRRPSYTQSAEGEVTVGNYGALGVSGSYNDALGEVGAFNIYAAKRKRDGWMDVRTGNGPRQETDDNDQNFHTVRGKLLLEPSENLEILVSGDFTSREENCCAAVQTTVGATAAILNALVGGKAVAAPSDDPFDRVAYSNRPTTQDIKENGVAVEVNWDSSWFGGATLTSITAQREWEAINGLDYDFSTADILYRVADEDESFTGFKTFSQEFRLTGGNDHIDWMVGAFYTDEDLDRTETYRIGSHYEPYLSVALLSIINPALGQSPTAPLFLSQATGRPFGTVFAGLGALDTYEQSAKSTALFTNNTWHATDALDLTLGLRYTREKKTLISNYSNPNGGAGCGSMLANPAQVVAALVARGLSVAQASAAAPTVVGYGCLPWANPLHNAPTRDTVQEREEKEWSGTLKAAYRWNEHVMTYGSFARGYKGGGFNLDRVQSSNGLSSGGTGILPVLDTSFAGEFVDSYELGAKTTWLDGNLLLNATLFHQKYEDFQLNSFLGTSFVVRSIPEVTSQGLDAELLWQPRSIRGLMLQGGLMYADTQYGDNIPGGDFVTPTGALYKLPGAQMSFAPKWSGSASVTYEWDVGSLMARFNIGAKYVSEYNTGSDLDPEKMQDAYAVANARFGIGAQDQRWMLEFWGTNITDEDYVQVGFDGPLQNVSPAPNNPFNTFNAFLGAPRMYGVTLRVRY; encoded by the coding sequence ATGGTCACCGCATCGCCCAGGCACAAAGCGCTTTCACTTGCCGTCTTCGCCGCGCTCTGCGCCAGCTCGCACGCGCATGCGCAGCAGGCCGCACCCGCGGCAGAGGAAGAACCCACCACCCTGGCGACCATGACGGTCACCGCGCAGAAGCGCGAGGAGGCCATGCAGGACGTGCCGATCTCGGTGACGGCGGTGTCCGAGCAGCTGCTGCAGGACACCGGCGTGCGCGACATCAAGGACCTGCAGGTCCTCGTGCCCGGCCTGACCGTCACCAGCACCCAGAGTGAAGCCATCACCACCGCCCGTATCCGTGGCGTCGGCACGGTGGGCGACAACGTCGGCCTGGAGTCATCGGTCGGCGTGGTGATCGATGGCGTGTACCGCCCGCGCAACAGTGTCGGCTTCGGTGATCTGGGGCAACTTGAACGCATCGAGGTGCTGAAGGGGCCGCAGGGCACGGTGTTCGGCAAGAACACCTCGGCCGGCGTCATCAATGTGGTGACCCGTCGCCCGAGCTACACGCAGAGTGCGGAAGGCGAGGTCACGGTCGGCAACTACGGCGCGCTCGGCGTGTCCGGCAGCTACAACGACGCATTGGGCGAGGTGGGCGCATTCAACATCTACGCAGCCAAGCGCAAGCGCGACGGCTGGATGGATGTCCGCACGGGCAACGGCCCGCGCCAGGAAACCGACGACAACGACCAGAACTTCCACACGGTGCGCGGCAAGCTGTTGCTGGAGCCCTCGGAGAACCTGGAAATCCTGGTGTCGGGGGACTTCACCAGCCGTGAGGAGAACTGCTGCGCGGCGGTGCAGACCACGGTAGGTGCCACGGCGGCGATCCTCAATGCCCTGGTCGGGGGCAAGGCGGTCGCCGCGCCGAGCGACGATCCGTTCGACCGGGTGGCCTACAGCAACCGTCCCACCACGCAGGACATCAAGGAAAACGGCGTGGCCGTCGAGGTGAACTGGGATTCGTCCTGGTTCGGCGGCGCCACGCTGACGTCGATCACCGCACAACGCGAGTGGGAGGCGATCAACGGCCTGGACTATGACTTCAGCACGGCCGATATCCTGTACCGCGTGGCAGACGAGGACGAGTCCTTCACCGGCTTCAAGACCTTCAGCCAGGAATTCCGCCTGACGGGCGGCAACGATCACATCGACTGGATGGTCGGTGCGTTCTACACCGACGAAGACCTGGACCGTACCGAGACCTATCGCATCGGCTCGCACTACGAGCCCTATCTGTCGGTTGCGCTGCTGTCGATCATCAATCCGGCCCTGGGCCAGTCGCCGACCGCTCCGCTGTTCCTGTCGCAGGCCACGGGTCGCCCGTTCGGCACCGTGTTCGCCGGCCTCGGCGCGCTGGACACGTATGAGCAGAGCGCCAAGAGCACGGCGCTGTTCACCAACAACACCTGGCACGCGACGGACGCGCTGGACCTCACGTTGGGCCTGCGCTACACCCGCGAGAAGAAGACGCTGATCTCGAACTACAGCAACCCGAACGGCGGTGCAGGCTGCGGTTCGATGCTGGCCAACCCGGCGCAGGTCGTCGCCGCGCTGGTGGCGCGCGGCCTGTCGGTCGCGCAGGCCAGTGCCGCGGCACCGACGGTGGTCGGCTACGGCTGCCTGCCGTGGGCCAACCCCTTGCACAACGCGCCCACGCGCGACACGGTGCAGGAGCGGGAAGAGAAGGAATGGTCCGGCACGCTGAAGGCGGCATACCGCTGGAACGAGCACGTCATGACTTACGGTTCGTTCGCCCGCGGCTACAAGGGCGGCGGCTTCAACCTCGATCGCGTGCAGTCGTCCAACGGCCTGTCCAGCGGCGGCACGGGCATCCTGCCGGTGCTCGACACCTCGTTCGCAGGCGAGTTCGTCGACAGCTATGAACTGGGTGCCAAGACCACGTGGCTGGACGGCAACCTGTTGCTGAACGCCACGCTGTTCCACCAGAAGTACGAGGACTTCCAGCTCAACAGCTTCCTCGGCACCAGCTTCGTGGTGCGCTCGATCCCGGAAGTCACCTCGCAGGGCCTGGATGCGGAACTGCTGTGGCAGCCGCGCTCTATCCGTGGCCTGATGCTGCAGGGCGGCCTGATGTACGCCGACACGCAGTACGGCGACAACATCCCGGGCGGCGACTTCGTGACGCCCACGGGCGCGCTGTACAAGCTGCCTGGCGCGCAGATGAGCTTCGCGCCGAAGTGGTCGGGTTCGGCATCGGTGACGTACGAGTGGGATGTGGGCAGCCTGATGGCGCGCTTCAACATCGGTGCCAAGTACGTGTCCGAGTACAACACCGGCTCCGACCTCGACCCGGAGAAGATGCAGGACGCCTACGCCGTGGCCAACGCACGGTTCGGCATTGGTGCGCAGGACCAGCGCTGGATGCTCGAGTTCTGGGGCACCAACATCACCGACGAGGACTATGTGCAGGTCGGCTTCGATGGACCGCTGCAGAACGTGTCGCCGGCGCCGAACAACCCGTTCAACACCTTCAATGCCTTCCTCGGCGCGCCCCGCATGTACGGCGTGACACTGCGCGTGCGGTACTGA